In the genome of Hymenobacter cellulosivorans, one region contains:
- a CDS encoding TonB-dependent receptor, with translation MKRLFPLLLLFLTTAFTTLGQTTSTTLSGTVRDASGQPLPGANVFLKTTFDGASTDSLGRFTFSTRSTGTLPLVITLLGYQLQEQPVALSGTAQRFTITLKAVRNQLGDVVITSGTFEASDTKRNTTFSARDVVTTAGASADVAGALNTMPGTTRNGEEGKLFVRGGGAGETRQYLDGVPLQSPYNAAVSGMPARGRFSPMLFKGMAFSTGGYSAEYGQALSAVVALTSEDLAPETQTGISLLSLGSLSLSHQHRFERASVAVTGDYMNMRPYFGLVPQRMLTAYESGGGSVALRQKTGEMGMLKLYGAYNQQRIGARQPNAEWEGGQPVNLSSNNTYLNTTFRSPLVRGWSVQTGVAATRDNQTSAITTRDAASQQHREQSMQELEQSLVGRLMLTNDSASAYWNLKVGLEGLVQRNEQRFVAEPYSKTLGQSEQRLAGFAESDIALSNKIVGRVGGRGEYSAVLGRWNAAPRLALAYQLNEKSQLSGAWGYFFQNPGSDLLLRAADPAALRFERAQHLQMTYLRSHDNRTLRLEAYSKTYAHLVRYDLQGVYNPQQVTYADPASYRSTGTGYARGLDLLWRDKKTVKNADYWISYGFIDTRRQQRFDPVLAVPTFAARHNLAVVGKYWVGKMHTQFGATYSYSSPRAYYNPNRLDGYNQDRLPSFQDLSLSASYLTKLWNNFTIVHVSCTNVLGRQNVFGYRYSSTKDASGQYASTAVLPSAPACCSWPC, from the coding sequence ATGAAACGTTTGTTCCCCCTGCTACTGCTATTCCTGACTACCGCCTTTACCACGCTAGGCCAAACCACTTCTACCACGCTTAGCGGTACCGTCCGCGACGCCAGCGGCCAGCCCTTGCCCGGCGCCAACGTCTTTCTGAAAACCACCTTCGACGGGGCCAGCACCGATTCGCTGGGCCGCTTCACGTTCAGCACCCGCAGCACCGGTACCCTGCCGCTGGTCATCACGCTGCTTGGCTACCAGCTCCAGGAGCAGCCCGTAGCCCTGAGCGGCACGGCCCAGCGCTTTACCATCACCCTCAAGGCCGTACGCAACCAGCTCGGCGACGTGGTCATTACCTCCGGCACCTTCGAGGCCAGCGACACCAAGCGCAACACCACCTTCTCGGCCCGCGACGTAGTCACCACCGCTGGGGCCTCGGCCGACGTGGCCGGCGCCCTCAATACCATGCCCGGCACTACCCGCAACGGGGAAGAAGGCAAGCTGTTTGTGCGCGGCGGCGGGGCCGGCGAAACCCGGCAGTACCTGGATGGGGTGCCCCTGCAAAGCCCCTACAATGCGGCCGTATCGGGGATGCCGGCCCGGGGGCGCTTCTCGCCCATGCTCTTCAAGGGCATGGCCTTCAGCACCGGCGGCTACTCGGCCGAGTACGGACAGGCCCTGTCGGCAGTAGTTGCCCTGACCTCGGAAGATCTGGCCCCGGAAACTCAGACCGGCATTTCCTTGCTGTCGTTGGGCAGCCTGAGCCTCTCGCACCAGCACCGCTTCGAGCGGGCCTCGGTGGCCGTCACGGGGGATTATATGAACATGCGGCCCTACTTCGGCCTGGTGCCCCAGCGCATGCTCACGGCCTATGAGTCGGGGGGCGGCTCGGTGGCTTTGCGGCAGAAAACCGGCGAAATGGGCATGCTTAAACTGTACGGGGCCTACAACCAGCAGCGCATCGGGGCCCGGCAGCCCAACGCCGAGTGGGAAGGCGGTCAGCCGGTCAACCTGAGCTCGAACAACACCTACCTGAATACCACGTTCCGCAGCCCGCTGGTGCGGGGCTGGTCGGTGCAAACCGGCGTGGCTGCCACCCGCGACAACCAAACTTCGGCCATCACCACCCGCGACGCCGCCTCGCAGCAACACCGGGAGCAGAGCATGCAGGAGCTGGAGCAGAGCCTGGTGGGCCGGCTGATGCTCACCAACGACTCGGCCAGCGCCTACTGGAACCTGAAAGTGGGTTTGGAAGGCCTGGTGCAGCGCAACGAGCAGCGCTTCGTGGCCGAGCCCTATAGCAAAACCCTGGGCCAGAGCGAGCAGCGCCTGGCCGGCTTTGCCGAGTCCGACATTGCCCTCAGCAACAAGATCGTGGGCCGTGTGGGTGGTCGGGGCGAGTACTCGGCCGTGCTGGGCCGCTGGAACGCTGCGCCCCGCCTGGCCTTGGCCTACCAGCTCAACGAGAAAAGCCAGCTTTCCGGTGCCTGGGGCTACTTCTTCCAGAACCCCGGATCTGATTTGCTGCTGCGCGCCGCCGACCCCGCGGCCCTGCGCTTTGAGCGGGCCCAGCACCTGCAAATGACTTACCTGCGCAGCCACGACAACCGTACCCTGCGCCTGGAAGCCTACTCCAAAACCTACGCCCACCTTGTGCGCTACGACCTGCAGGGCGTGTATAACCCTCAGCAGGTGACCTACGCCGACCCGGCCAGTTACCGCAGCACCGGCACCGGCTACGCCCGTGGCCTAGACCTGCTCTGGCGCGACAAAAAGACCGTGAAAAATGCCGATTACTGGATCAGCTACGGCTTTATCGACACCCGCCGGCAGCAGCGCTTCGACCCGGTGCTGGCCGTGCCCACCTTTGCCGCCCGCCACAACCTGGCCGTGGTCGGCAAGTACTGGGTCGGTAAGATGCACACGCAGTTTGGGGCCACCTACAGCTACAGCAGTCCCCGGGCCTACTACAACCCCAACCGCCTCGACGGCTACAACCAGGACCGCCTGCCCAGCTTCCAGGACCTGAGCCTCAGCGCCAGCTACCTGACCAAGCTCTGGAACAACTTCACCATCGTGCACGTGAGCTGCACCAACGTGCTGGGCCGGCAGAACGTGTTTGGCTACCGCTACAGCTCCACCAAGGACGCCAGCGGGCAGTACGCCAGCACCGCCGTGCTGCCCTCGGCCCCCGCATGCTGTTCGTGGCCCTGCTGA